The following proteins are co-located in the Paraburkholderia phytofirmans PsJN genome:
- a CDS encoding ABC transporter permease, with protein MSSSTPASNSTARTADAAGAAHAASPSPWRRTWLRFRRQRLGYWSLVIFVSLFAISLLGEVLSNDRPLLVRYDGHYYFPIVKDYPETLFGGDFPARANYLDPYIRSRLESNGNFAIYPPNHFHYDTIDYFAAHPYPAPPTASNWLGTDQFGRDVLARLLYGFRLSVLMALALTVSGVVVGVLTGAVQGFYGGRTDLIGQRLIEIWSSMPDLYLLIIFASIFEPTLWLLFILLSMFGWLVLSDYVRAEFLRNRSLDYVKAARTMGLTNWQIMWRHVLPNSLTPVITFLPFRMSAAILSLTSLDFLGLGVPPPTPSLGELLQEGKNNLDAWWISMSAFAALVITLLLLTFMGDALRNALDTRSRGSAFGGGPR; from the coding sequence ATGTCCTCGTCGACCCCCGCATCCAATTCAACCGCCAGGACCGCTGACGCGGCCGGCGCGGCGCACGCGGCGTCGCCGTCTCCGTGGCGGCGTACGTGGCTGCGTTTCAGGCGGCAGCGTCTGGGCTACTGGAGCCTCGTGATCTTCGTCTCGCTGTTCGCCATCAGCCTGCTCGGCGAGGTGTTGTCCAACGACCGTCCGCTACTCGTTCGTTACGACGGGCACTATTACTTCCCGATCGTGAAGGACTACCCGGAAACGCTATTCGGCGGCGATTTCCCGGCGCGTGCCAATTACCTCGACCCGTATATCCGCTCGCGGCTCGAATCGAACGGCAACTTCGCGATTTATCCGCCGAATCATTTTCACTACGACACGATCGACTATTTCGCCGCGCATCCGTATCCGGCGCCGCCCACCGCGAGCAACTGGCTCGGCACGGATCAATTCGGACGCGACGTGCTGGCGCGGCTTTTGTACGGCTTCCGCCTGTCGGTGCTGATGGCGCTGGCGCTCACGGTGTCCGGTGTCGTGGTCGGCGTGCTGACGGGCGCGGTGCAGGGATTTTACGGAGGACGAACCGATCTGATCGGCCAGCGCCTGATCGAAATCTGGAGTTCGATGCCCGACCTGTACCTGCTGATCATCTTCGCATCGATCTTCGAGCCCACGTTGTGGCTGCTCTTCATTCTGCTGTCGATGTTCGGCTGGCTCGTGCTGTCCGATTACGTGCGCGCCGAATTCCTGCGCAACCGTTCGCTCGATTACGTCAAGGCGGCGCGCACCATGGGCCTTACTAACTGGCAGATCATGTGGCGTCATGTTTTGCCGAATAGTTTGACGCCGGTGATTACCTTCCTGCCGTTCCGCATGAGCGCCGCGATTCTCTCACTGACCAGCCTCGACTTTCTCGGCCTGGGCGTGCCGCCGCCCACGCCGAGCCTCGGCGAACTGCTGCAGGAAGGCAAGAACAATCTCGACGCGTGGTGGATCTCGATGTCGGCATTTGCCGCGCTGGTGATCACTCTGCTGTTGTTAACCTTCATGGGCGACGCATTGCGCAACGCGCTGGATACGCGCTCACGTGGTTCGGCTTTCGGCGGAGGTCCGCGATGA